Proteins from one Triticum aestivum cultivar Chinese Spring chromosome 7A, IWGSC CS RefSeq v2.1, whole genome shotgun sequence genomic window:
- the LOC123151974 gene encoding 40S ribosomal protein S30, with protein sequence MGKVHGSLARAGKVRGQTPKVAKQDKKKQPRGRAHKRIQYNRRFVTAVVGFGKKRGPNSSEK encoded by the exons atgG GCAAGGTTCACGGATCGCTGGCCCGTGCCGGGAAGGTCCGCGGGCAGACGCCCAAGGTCGCCAAGCAGGACAAGAAGAAGCAGCCCCGCGGCCGCGCCCACAAGAGGATCCAGTACAACCGCCGCTTCGTCACCGCCGTCGTCGGCTTCGGCAAGAAGCGCGGCCCCAACTCCTCCGAGAAGTAG
- the LOC123149621 gene encoding uncharacterized protein gives MAAKVASPLPFRRDLRGPLGRRSPRSGLPGALAGLGWSDGSRRLVAPAWPARARGRSNRSSGRGATKEDDERAEESGDGEAVLIIDGEEEDDGEFGDDDLSGFRGLVLDLSYRPVNVVCWKRAICLEFMEKADVLEYYDQTVSSPRGSFYIPAVLRVPQLLQVVKRRRVKHCLSRKNILFRDGFSCQYCSSEDDLTIDHVIPASRGGKWEWENLVTACSRCNSRKGNKTLLQANMKLRKIPKGPKEFDIIAVPLTKSAFRTIRRRHGLPEEWLQYLAGPSP, from the exons ATGGCGGCCAAGGTGgcgtccccgctcccgttccgccGCGACCTGCGGGGCCCGCTCGGCCGGCGGTCGCCCAGGAGCGGGCTGCCCGGCGCGCTGGCCGGGCTGGGCTGGAGCGACGGCTCCCGCAGGCTCGTGGCGCCGGCGTGGCCGGCCCGGGCGCGCGGGAGGAGCAACCGATCCAGCGGACGGGGAGCGACCAAGGAAGACGACGAGCGCGCCGAGGAGTCAGGGGATGGGGAGGCCGTGCTGATCatcgacggggaggaggaggacgacggggAGTTCGGCGACGACGATCTGTCCGGGTTCAGGGGGCTCGTTCTTGATCTCTCCTACAG GCCTGTGAATGTCGTCTGCTGGAAGCGCGCGATCTGCCTGGAGTTCATGGAGAAG GCCGATGTCCTGGAGTACTACGATCAGACGGTCTCCTCTCCCAGGGGATCCTTCTACATCCCTGCGGTTCTCAGG GTTCCACAGCTGCTGCAAGTTGTGAAGAGGAGGAGGGTCAAGCACTGCCTTAGCCGGAAGAACATACTCTTCAGGGATGGATTCAGTTGCCA GTATTGCTCTTCTGAAGATGACCTCACAATCGATCATGTCATCCCGGCCTCGCGTGGCGGCAAATGGGAATGGGAAAACTTG GTAACTGCGTGCTCTAGATGCAACTCCAGGAAGGGTAACAAGACGCTGCTGCAAGCAAACATGAAGCTACGCAAGATCCCCAAG GGGCCGAAGGAATTCGACATCATCGCGGTGCCCTTGACGAAATCCGCCTTCAGGACGATCCGGAGGAGGCACGGGCTGCCTGAAGAGTGGCTGCAGTACCTTGCCGGGCCATCTCCATGA